In the Streptomyces sp. NBC_00525 genome, one interval contains:
- the ilvN gene encoding acetolactate synthase small subunit, with protein sequence MSEKHTLSVLVENKPGVLARITALFSRRGFNIDSLAVGTTEHPDISRITIVVNVEDLPLEQVTKQLNKLVNVLKIVELEPTAAIQRELVLVKVRADNETRSQIVEIVQLFRAKTVDVSPEAVTIEATGGADKLEAMLKMLEQYGIKELVQSGTIAIGRGARSITDRSLRALDRTA encoded by the coding sequence ATGTCCGAAAAGCACACACTCTCCGTCCTGGTCGAGAACAAGCCCGGCGTCCTGGCCCGGATCACCGCCCTGTTCTCCCGCCGCGGCTTCAACATCGACTCGCTCGCCGTCGGCACCACCGAACACCCCGACATCTCCCGCATCACCATCGTCGTGAATGTCGAGGACCTGCCCCTGGAGCAGGTGACCAAACAGCTCAACAAGCTGGTCAACGTCCTGAAGATCGTCGAACTCGAGCCCACCGCTGCGATCCAGCGCGAGCTCGTCCTGGTGAAGGTCCGCGCCGACAACGAGACCCGCTCCCAGATCGTCGAGATCGTCCAGCTGTTCCGCGCCAAGACCGTGGACGTCTCGCCCGAGGCCGTCACGATCGAGGCCACCGGCGGAGCCGACAAGCTGGAGGCGATGCTCAAGATGCTGGAGCAGTACGGCATCAAGGAGCTCGTCCAGTCCGGAACCATCGCCATAGGGCGTGGCGCGCGTTCGATCACCGACCGCTCGCTGCGCGCCCTGGACCGTACGGCGTAA
- the ilvC gene encoding ketol-acid reductoisomerase: MAELFYDDDADLSIIQGRKVAVIGYGSQGHAHALSLRDSGVDVRVGLHEGSKSKAKAEEQGLRVVTPAEAAAEADVIMILVPDPIQAKVYEESIKDNLKKGDALFFGHGLNIRFDFIKPPADVDVCMVAPKGPGHLVRRQYEEGRGVPCIVAVEQDASGNGLALALSYAKGIGGTRAGVIKTTFTEETETDLFGEQAVLCGGTAALVKAGFETLTEAGYQPEIAYFECLHELKLIVDLMYEGGLEKMRWSISETAEWGDYVTGPRIITDATKAEMKKVLAEIQDGTFAKNWMAEYHNGLPKYNEYKKADADHLLETTGRELRKLMSWVNDEDA; this comes from the coding sequence GTGGCCGAGCTGTTCTACGACGACGATGCCGACCTGTCCATCATCCAGGGCCGCAAGGTCGCGGTCATCGGCTACGGCAGCCAGGGCCACGCCCACGCGCTGTCGCTGCGTGACTCGGGTGTCGACGTCCGTGTCGGTCTGCACGAGGGTTCCAAGTCCAAGGCGAAGGCCGAGGAGCAGGGCCTGCGCGTGGTGACCCCGGCCGAGGCCGCCGCCGAGGCCGACGTCATCATGATCCTCGTCCCGGACCCGATCCAGGCCAAGGTCTACGAGGAGTCCATCAAGGACAACCTCAAGAAGGGCGACGCGCTGTTCTTCGGCCACGGCCTGAACATCCGCTTCGACTTCATCAAGCCGCCGGCCGACGTGGACGTCTGCATGGTCGCCCCCAAGGGCCCGGGCCACCTGGTCCGCCGCCAGTACGAGGAGGGCCGCGGCGTCCCGTGCATCGTGGCCGTCGAGCAGGACGCCTCGGGCAACGGCCTGGCGCTCGCCCTGTCGTACGCCAAGGGCATCGGCGGCACCCGCGCCGGCGTCATCAAGACGACCTTCACCGAGGAGACCGAGACCGACCTCTTCGGCGAGCAGGCCGTTCTCTGCGGCGGCACCGCCGCCCTGGTCAAGGCCGGTTTCGAGACCCTGACCGAGGCCGGCTACCAGCCGGAGATCGCCTACTTCGAGTGCCTGCACGAGCTGAAGCTCATCGTCGACCTCATGTACGAGGGCGGCCTGGAGAAGATGCGCTGGTCCATCTCGGAGACCGCCGAGTGGGGCGACTACGTCACCGGCCCGCGCATCATCACGGACGCCACCAAGGCCGAGATGAAGAAGGTCCTCGCGGAGATCCAGGACGGCACCTTCGCCAAGAACTGGATGGCCGAGTACCACAACGGCCTGCCCAAGTACAACGAGTACAAGAAGGCCGACGCGGACCACCTGCTGGAGACCACGGGCCGTGAGCTGCGCAAGCTCATGAGCTGGGTCAACGACGAGGACGCGTAA
- the serA gene encoding phosphoglycerate dehydrogenase: protein MSSKPVVLIAEELSPATVDALGPDFEIRHCNGADRAELLPAIADVDAILVRSATKVDAEAIAAAQKLKVVARAGVGLDNVDVSAATKAGVMVVNAPTSNIVTAAELACGLLVATARHIPQANTALKNGEWKRSKYTGVELSEKTLGVVGLGRIGVLVAQRMSAFGMKIVAYDPYVQPARAAQMGVKLLSLDELLEVSDFITVHLPKTPETLGLIGDEALHKVKPTVRIVNAARGGIVDEEALASALKEGRVAGAGLDVYAKEPCTDSPLFQFDQVVCTPHLGASTDEAQEKAGIAVAKSVRLALAGELVPDAVNVQGGVIAEDVRPGLPLAEKLGRIFTALAGEVAARLDVEVYGEITQHDVKVLELSALKGVFEDVVDETVSYVNAPLFAQERGVEVRLTTSSESAEHRNVVIVRGTLADGQEVSVSGTLAGPKHLQKIVAIGEHDVDLALADHMLVLRYEDRPGVVGTVGRILGEAGLNIAGMQVSRADVGGEALVVLTVDDDVPPAVLAEISSEIGAASARSVNLAG, encoded by the coding sequence GTGAGCTCGAAACCTGTCGTACTCATCGCTGAAGAGCTGTCGCCCGCCACGGTGGACGCCCTGGGCCCGGACTTCGAGATCCGGCACTGCAACGGCGCGGACCGCGCCGAGCTCCTCCCCGCCATCGCCGACGTCGACGCCATCCTGGTGCGCTCCGCCACCAAGGTCGACGCCGAGGCCATCGCCGCCGCGCAGAAGCTCAAGGTCGTCGCCCGGGCCGGCGTCGGTCTGGACAACGTGGACGTCTCCGCCGCCACCAAGGCCGGCGTCATGGTCGTGAACGCCCCGACCTCCAACATCGTCACCGCCGCCGAGCTGGCCTGCGGTCTGCTGGTGGCCACCGCGCGCCACATCCCGCAGGCCAACACCGCCCTCAAGAACGGCGAGTGGAAGCGCTCGAAGTACACCGGCGTCGAGCTGAGCGAGAAGACCCTCGGCGTCGTCGGCCTCGGCCGCATCGGCGTCCTGGTCGCCCAGCGCATGTCCGCCTTCGGCATGAAGATCGTCGCCTACGACCCCTACGTGCAGCCCGCGCGCGCCGCGCAGATGGGCGTCAAGCTCCTCTCGCTGGACGAGCTGCTGGAGGTCTCCGACTTCATCACGGTGCACCTGCCCAAGACCCCCGAGACGCTCGGCCTCATCGGCGACGAGGCGCTGCACAAGGTGAAGCCCACCGTGCGCATCGTCAACGCCGCGCGCGGCGGCATCGTTGACGAGGAGGCGCTGGCCTCCGCGCTCAAGGAGGGCCGCGTCGCCGGCGCCGGTCTCGACGTGTACGCGAAGGAGCCCTGCACGGACTCCCCGCTGTTCCAGTTCGACCAGGTCGTCTGCACCCCGCACCTCGGCGCCTCCACCGACGAGGCGCAGGAGAAGGCCGGTATCGCCGTCGCCAAGTCGGTGCGCCTCGCGCTCGCCGGTGAGCTCGTGCCGGACGCGGTCAACGTCCAGGGCGGTGTGATCGCCGAGGACGTGCGCCCCGGTCTGCCGCTCGCCGAGAAGCTGGGCCGCATCTTCACCGCGCTGGCCGGCGAGGTGGCCGCCCGCCTCGACGTCGAGGTGTACGGCGAGATCACCCAGCACGACGTCAAGGTGCTCGAACTCTCCGCGCTCAAGGGCGTGTTCGAGGACGTCGTCGACGAGACCGTCTCCTATGTGAACGCCCCGCTGTTCGCCCAGGAGCGCGGCGTCGAGGTCCGTCTCACCACCAGCTCCGAGTCGGCCGAGCACCGCAACGTGGTCATCGTCCGGGGCACCCTGGCCGACGGCCAGGAGGTCTCCGTCTCCGGCACGCTGGCCGGCCCCAAGCACCTCCAGAAGATCGTCGCCATCGGTGAGCACGACGTGGACCTGGCCCTCGCCGACCACATGCTCGTCCTGCGCTACGAGGACCGCCCCGGCGTCGTCGGCACGGTCGGCCGCATCCTCGGCGAGGCCGGTCTGAACATCGCGGGCATGCAGGTCTCCCGCGCCGACGTGGGCGGCGAGGCGCTGGTCGTCCTCACCGTCGACGACGACGTCCCGCCGGCCGTGCTGGCCGAGATCTCCTCGGAGATCGGCGCCGCGTCGGCCCGCTCGGTGAACCTCGCCGGCTGA
- a CDS encoding TetR/AcrR family transcriptional regulator encodes MGHREDLLEGAKRCLLEKGYARTTARDIVAASGTNLASIGYHYGSKEALLNLAFVKVTEEWGEALTGGGDEDAAEPEIPAAPLDQFRETWERVIGSYEETRAVWQLQMEVISRIDSDPELQKALAGPQRAGRDGLAETMMGIDPETEPEKARVAGLFCQALLAGVMVQWLMDADSAPSAQDLTDGLKAVLEGRPPAPGAAR; translated from the coding sequence ATGGGACATCGTGAGGATCTGCTCGAAGGCGCCAAGCGCTGCCTGCTGGAGAAGGGGTACGCGCGCACCACGGCGCGCGACATCGTGGCCGCCTCGGGCACGAACCTCGCCTCCATCGGCTACCACTACGGCTCCAAGGAGGCGCTCCTCAACCTGGCCTTCGTCAAGGTGACCGAGGAGTGGGGCGAGGCCCTCACCGGGGGCGGCGACGAGGACGCGGCGGAGCCGGAGATCCCCGCCGCGCCGCTCGACCAGTTCCGCGAGACCTGGGAGCGGGTGATCGGGAGCTACGAGGAGACCCGCGCCGTTTGGCAGCTCCAGATGGAGGTCATCTCCCGCATCGACTCCGACCCCGAACTCCAGAAGGCCCTGGCCGGACCCCAGCGCGCCGGACGCGACGGGCTCGCCGAGACCATGATGGGCATCGACCCCGAGACCGAGCCGGAGAAGGCCCGCGTGGCCGGACTCTTCTGCCAGGCGCTGCTCGCCGGGGTGATGGTCCAGTGGCTGATGGACGCCGACTCGGCACCCTCCGCCCAGGACCTGACGGACGGGCTCAAGGCGGTCCTGGAGGGCCGCCCGCCGGCCCCCGGCGCCGCACGATGA
- a CDS encoding PucR family transcriptional regulator — protein MKGDYQELVDEISALLGVPATLENRDFGLVAFGAHDSDDTTAMDPVRTRSILTRRSTPAVRAWFENFGITRATGPVRIPATPEAGVYRDRICLPVRHRGVVLGYVWLLGADPGPTDRQLDAAMEVAARIGALLADEERAGTDLSREFGAVLTAGRGWQRDMAVAALAEALGPDAQGLHTVVCVAPWTDGAPAVRTVPSAAALTGAPPAGRAGPPALAALIRLRSPDVLDPALSAAGRLRADAGTAATAGIAVPRRGLAELADAWHEASAAARAAAAEARFGPVADWSAIGPYRTLTALDPDVLPDPAVRPLLTPAQRDLARTAEVFLDCAGQASRTAAELGIHRQTLYYRLSRVQQLTGLDLNDGEDRLLLHMALKAARLH, from the coding sequence GTGAAGGGCGATTACCAGGAGCTGGTGGACGAGATCTCGGCACTGCTCGGCGTCCCCGCGACGCTGGAGAACCGGGACTTCGGCCTGGTCGCCTTCGGGGCCCACGACAGCGACGACACCACGGCCATGGACCCCGTCCGCACCCGCTCGATCCTCACCCGCCGCTCCACCCCGGCGGTCCGCGCCTGGTTCGAGAACTTCGGCATCACCCGCGCCACCGGCCCGGTCCGCATCCCCGCCACCCCCGAGGCCGGCGTCTACCGCGACCGCATCTGCCTGCCGGTACGCCATCGGGGTGTCGTGCTCGGTTACGTGTGGCTGCTGGGCGCCGACCCCGGACCGACCGACCGACAGCTCGACGCCGCGATGGAGGTGGCCGCCCGGATCGGGGCGCTGCTCGCCGACGAGGAGCGGGCGGGCACCGATCTGTCCAGGGAGTTCGGCGCGGTCCTGACCGCCGGGCGCGGCTGGCAGCGGGACATGGCGGTGGCCGCCCTCGCCGAGGCGCTCGGCCCCGACGCGCAGGGGCTGCACACCGTGGTGTGCGTGGCCCCCTGGACGGACGGCGCGCCCGCCGTGCGCACGGTCCCCTCGGCGGCGGCGCTCACCGGGGCACCGCCGGCCGGCCGCGCCGGGCCGCCCGCGCTCGCCGCGCTCATCCGGCTGCGCTCCCCCGACGTGCTGGACCCCGCGCTGAGCGCAGCCGGCCGGCTGCGCGCCGACGCCGGGACGGCCGCCACCGCCGGGATCGCGGTCCCCCGCCGGGGCCTCGCGGAGCTGGCCGACGCCTGGCACGAGGCGTCGGCGGCGGCCCGCGCGGCAGCCGCCGAGGCCCGGTTCGGCCCGGTCGCCGACTGGTCGGCCATCGGCCCGTACCGGACGCTGACCGCGCTCGACCCGGACGTCCTGCCGGACCCGGCGGTGCGCCCGCTGCTGACCCCGGCGCAGCGGGACCTCGCCCGCACCGCGGAAGTGTTCCTGGACTGCGCGGGCCAGGCGTCCCGGACCGCCGCCGAGCTGGGCATCCACCGCCAGACGCTGTACTACCGCCTCTCCCGCGTCCAACAGCTCACCGGCCTCGACCTCAACGACGGCGAGGACCGGCTGCTGCTGCACATGGCCCTGAAGGCGGCCCGGCTGCACTGA
- a CDS encoding proline dehydrogenase family protein: protein MLGPVILAASRSDRMRRFVSAAPGTKQVVDRFIAGETVDQVVPVIEDAAAKGLEVTLDVVGEDITTPEQAAAARDAYLELVGRLEGLGLGTRAEMSVKLSMFGQSLDGGHELALANVRPVVEAAAAIGTTVTLDAEDHTTLDSMFAIHEELRKDFPETGCVIQAYLFRTEEDARRLADAGSRVRIVKGAYKEPASVAYQDKAEIDKAYVRILKILMRGEGYPMIGSHDPRLIAIAQELGRQAGRKLDEYEFQMLYGIRSEEHLRLAAEGHRMRVYTAYGTDWYGYFMRRLAEKPANLLFFGRSVLTKG from the coding sequence GTGCTGGGTCCCGTGATTCTCGCCGCGTCGCGCAGCGACCGGATGCGCCGGTTCGTCTCGGCCGCGCCCGGCACCAAGCAGGTCGTGGACCGCTTCATCGCCGGCGAGACCGTCGACCAGGTCGTTCCGGTCATCGAGGACGCGGCGGCCAAGGGCCTGGAGGTCACCCTCGACGTCGTCGGCGAGGACATCACCACGCCGGAGCAGGCCGCCGCCGCGCGCGACGCCTATCTGGAGCTGGTCGGCCGGCTGGAGGGCCTCGGCCTGGGCACCCGCGCCGAGATGTCCGTGAAGCTGTCGATGTTCGGCCAGTCCCTGGACGGCGGCCACGAGCTGGCGCTGGCCAATGTGCGCCCGGTGGTCGAGGCCGCCGCCGCGATCGGCACCACGGTGACGCTGGACGCCGAGGACCACACCACCCTCGACTCGATGTTCGCCATCCACGAGGAGCTGCGGAAGGACTTCCCGGAGACCGGCTGCGTCATCCAGGCGTACCTCTTCCGCACCGAGGAGGACGCCCGCCGCCTCGCCGACGCCGGCAGCCGCGTGCGCATCGTGAAGGGCGCCTACAAGGAGCCCGCCTCCGTCGCGTACCAGGACAAGGCCGAGATCGACAAGGCGTACGTCCGCATCCTGAAGATCCTGATGCGCGGCGAGGGCTACCCGATGATCGGCTCCCACGACCCCCGTCTGATCGCCATCGCCCAGGAACTGGGCCGGCAGGCCGGCCGCAAGCTGGACGAGTACGAGTTCCAGATGCTGTACGGCATCCGCAGCGAGGAGCACCTCCGGCTCGCGGCCGAGGGCCACCGCATGCGCGTCTACACCGCGTACGGCACCGACTGGTACGGATACTTCATGCGCCGCCTCGCCGAGAAGCCGGCCAACCTGCTGTTCTTCGGCCGCTCCGTCCTCACCAAGGGCTGA
- the pruA gene encoding L-glutamate gamma-semialdehyde dehydrogenase produces MDAVTQVPAPVNEPVHSYAPGTPERARLEAKLKELGQNPIDLPMTIGGEKRMGGGERVDVVQPHNHKAVIGTFAGATEQDAQDAIDAALAAAPAWRAMSFDDRAAIILRAAELLAGPWRETLAASTMLGQGKTAQQAEIDCPCELVDFWRFNVHYARQILAEQPPANSPGVWNRMDHRPLEGFVYAITPFNFSAIAANLPTAPALMGNVVVWKPSPTQTHAAVLLMRLLEEAGLPKGVINLVTGDGIAVSEVALNHRDLAGIHFTGSTPTFQHLWKTVGNNIANYRTYPRLVGETGGKDFVVAHPSADPAVLKTALTRGAFEYQGQKCSATSRAYIPASIWNSGFKEAFAAEVDSITMGDVTDLSHFMGAVIDDRSFAKNKAAIDRAAADPACTIVAGGTYDDSVGYFVRPTVIECTDPENEVFTTEYFGPILAVHVYEDDRYDAMLEQMESVSDYALTGSVIANDRAAAAYTMEKLRYAAGNFYINDKSTGAVVGQQPFGGGRASGTNDKAGAPQNLQRWTLTRAIKETLVPPTDYTYPHQG; encoded by the coding sequence ATGGACGCTGTGACCCAGGTCCCCGCGCCGGTCAACGAGCCGGTTCACTCCTACGCCCCGGGCACCCCGGAGCGCGCCCGCCTGGAGGCCAAGCTCAAGGAGCTCGGCCAGAACCCGATCGACCTGCCGATGACCATCGGCGGCGAGAAGCGGATGGGCGGCGGCGAGCGCGTGGACGTCGTCCAGCCGCACAACCACAAGGCCGTCATCGGCACGTTCGCCGGCGCCACCGAGCAGGACGCGCAGGACGCGATCGACGCCGCCCTGGCCGCCGCCCCGGCCTGGCGCGCGATGTCCTTCGACGACCGCGCCGCGATCATCCTGCGCGCCGCCGAGCTGCTGGCCGGCCCGTGGCGCGAGACGCTGGCCGCCTCCACGATGCTGGGCCAGGGCAAGACCGCCCAGCAGGCCGAGATCGACTGTCCCTGCGAGCTGGTCGACTTCTGGCGCTTCAACGTGCACTACGCGCGCCAGATCCTCGCCGAGCAGCCCCCGGCCAACTCCCCCGGCGTGTGGAACCGCATGGACCACCGCCCGCTGGAGGGCTTCGTCTACGCGATCACGCCGTTCAACTTCTCGGCCATCGCCGCCAACCTGCCGACCGCGCCCGCCCTCATGGGCAACGTCGTGGTGTGGAAGCCGTCCCCGACGCAGACCCACGCCGCCGTGCTGCTGATGCGGCTGCTGGAAGAGGCCGGTCTGCCCAAGGGCGTCATCAACCTGGTGACCGGCGACGGCATCGCCGTCTCCGAGGTGGCCCTGAACCACCGAGACCTGGCCGGCATCCACTTCACCGGCTCGACCCCGACCTTCCAGCACCTGTGGAAGACCGTCGGCAACAACATCGCCAACTACCGCACCTACCCGCGGCTCGTCGGCGAGACCGGTGGCAAGGACTTCGTCGTCGCCCACCCGTCGGCCGACCCGGCCGTCCTGAAGACCGCGCTCACCCGCGGCGCCTTCGAGTACCAGGGCCAGAAGTGCTCGGCGACCTCGCGCGCCTACATCCCGGCCTCCATCTGGAACTCGGGCTTCAAGGAGGCGTTCGCGGCCGAGGTCGACTCCATCACCATGGGCGACGTCACCGACCTGTCGCACTTCATGGGCGCCGTCATCGACGACCGCTCCTTCGCGAAGAACAAGGCCGCGATCGACCGCGCCGCCGCCGACCCGGCCTGCACGATCGTCGCGGGCGGCACCTACGACGACTCGGTCGGCTACTTCGTCCGCCCGACCGTCATCGAGTGCACCGACCCGGAGAACGAGGTCTTCACGACCGAGTACTTCGGCCCGATCCTCGCCGTCCACGTCTACGAGGACGACCGGTACGACGCGATGCTGGAGCAGATGGAGTCGGTCTCCGACTACGCCCTGACCGGTTCCGTCATCGCGAACGACCGCGCGGCGGCCGCGTACACGATGGAGAAGCTGCGGTACGCCGCGGGCAACTTCTACATCAACGACAAGTCGACCGGTGCCGTCGTCGGCCAGCAGCCCTTCGGCGGCGGCCGCGCCTCGGGTACGAACGACAAGGCGGGCGCCCCCCAGAACCTCCAGCGCTGGACCCTCACCCGGGCCATCAAGGAGACCCTGGTCCCGCCGACCGACTACACCTACCCCCACCAGGGCTGA
- a CDS encoding lysophospholipid acyltransferase family protein, which yields MTTTLVRSPGDTVLPVRSRIASALRRGLWWGVLSLTGGIERRGRLPRGGCVVVANHTSHADTAALLAALDARHGPAIGAAADYWFASPWRRRICRRLAAGFPVRRSGGGTADLLSMTGELREGRAVVLFPEGTRAADGTLGAFHRGALVLAAEAGVPVVPVGIAGTGRLLPKHGRLRSALVRVTIGEPLSAGVSPQEARDAVRALQERTAAEPLRDSAVRRRVAAVAASRAGVPLAFCWAFAEALSWPLMPELLLGVVCVAVPRAALRLSLGALAGSLAGGLLALHLAAAGVALPAPLTTDRMRAEVRAELAVEGASAVRHQPWNGIPFKVYGAEAGRASVPAADWLAASAAARGSRTVTVGLGFAAFGLLLRRHRRLYGRYLALLDGGFAVGLGVIVHGWA from the coding sequence GTGACGACGACCCTGGTACGCAGCCCCGGTGACACGGTCCTGCCGGTCCGCTCGCGGATCGCGTCCGCGCTGCGGCGCGGCCTGTGGTGGGGGGTGCTCAGCCTGACCGGCGGGATCGAGCGACGCGGCCGGCTGCCGCGCGGCGGCTGCGTCGTGGTCGCCAACCACACCTCGCACGCCGACACCGCGGCGCTGCTTGCCGCGCTCGACGCCCGGCACGGACCGGCGATCGGCGCGGCGGCCGACTACTGGTTCGCCTCCCCCTGGCGGCGGCGGATCTGCCGCAGGCTGGCGGCCGGCTTCCCGGTCCGGCGCTCGGGCGGCGGGACGGCCGATCTGCTCTCGATGACCGGCGAGCTGCGCGAGGGCCGGGCGGTCGTGCTCTTCCCGGAGGGCACCCGCGCCGCGGACGGCACCCTCGGCGCCTTCCACCGGGGCGCGCTGGTCCTGGCCGCGGAGGCGGGCGTGCCGGTGGTGCCGGTGGGCATCGCGGGCACGGGACGGTTGCTGCCCAAGCACGGCCGGCTGCGCTCCGCCCTGGTCCGCGTCACGATCGGGGAGCCGCTGTCCGCCGGGGTCTCCCCGCAGGAGGCGCGCGACGCGGTGCGCGCGCTCCAGGAGCGTACGGCCGCCGAACCGCTGCGGGACTCGGCCGTGCGCAGGCGGGTGGCCGCCGTCGCCGCGTCGCGCGCGGGGGTGCCGCTGGCCTTCTGCTGGGCGTTCGCGGAGGCGCTGAGCTGGCCGCTGATGCCGGAGCTGCTGCTCGGCGTCGTGTGCGTGGCGGTGCCGCGCGCGGCGCTGCGGCTGTCGCTGGGCGCGCTGGCCGGCAGCCTGGCGGGCGGGCTGCTCGCCCTGCACCTGGCGGCGGCGGGCGTGGCGCTGCCGGCCCCGCTGACCACGGACCGGATGCGGGCGGAGGTCCGCGCGGAGCTGGCGGTCGAGGGCGCGTCGGCCGTGCGCCACCAGCCGTGGAACGGCATCCCGTTCAAGGTGTACGGGGCCGAGGCGGGCCGGGCTTCGGTGCCGGCGGCCGACTGGCTGGCCGCCTCGGCGGCGGCGCGCGGGTCGCGGACGGTGACGGTGGGGCTCGGTTTCGCCGCGTTCGGGCTGCTGCTGCGCCGCCACCGCCGGCTGTACGGCCGCTATCTGGCGCTGCTGGACGGGGGCTTCGCGGTGGGGCTCGGGGTGATCGTGCACGGCTGGGCCTGA
- a CDS encoding phosphatidate cytidylyltransferase, whose translation MSAVLIAEEAAARAVPLVAGVLGAGGVAVAVLPAGVRMRAELRRRWRTWALVAPVFLGAYFLGGGGSYALAAGLGAVAAGEYARMAGLRRSDLAVLVAAAGVLPALAWLAPHVLDLRAAALLLVAAALPAVLGGDDRTGFTRTARTAFGLLWIPVALTGLVSLGDTAVVVGLAVALGDVGAWCGGTALGRRGPLARPLSPLSPNKTWAGVLGAAVATAALLLVLGAFSLPLWAAVVGGCVLGDLVESMVKRESGVKDAGSWLPGFGGLLDRIDSLLVALLLAMVMT comes from the coding sequence ATGAGCGCCGTCCTGATCGCCGAGGAGGCCGCCGCCCGCGCGGTGCCGCTGGTCGCGGGCGTGCTGGGCGCGGGCGGGGTCGCGGTGGCCGTGCTGCCGGCCGGGGTGCGGATGCGCGCCGAACTGCGCCGGCGCTGGCGGACCTGGGCCCTGGTCGCGCCGGTCTTCCTGGGCGCGTACTTCCTGGGCGGCGGCGGCAGCTACGCGCTGGCCGCCGGGCTGGGCGCGGTCGCGGCCGGCGAGTACGCCCGGATGGCGGGGCTGCGCCGAAGCGACCTGGCCGTGCTGGTGGCGGCGGCCGGCGTGCTGCCGGCCCTGGCCTGGCTCGCCCCGCACGTCCTGGACCTGCGCGCGGCGGCCCTGCTGCTCGTCGCGGCGGCGCTGCCCGCCGTGCTCGGCGGGGACGACCGTACGGGCTTCACCCGCACCGCGCGCACCGCGTTCGGGCTGCTGTGGATACCGGTCGCGCTGACCGGTCTGGTGTCCCTCGGCGACACGGCGGTGGTGGTGGGCCTGGCCGTGGCCCTCGGTGACGTCGGCGCCTGGTGCGGCGGTACGGCGCTGGGCCGGCGCGGTCCGCTCGCCCGGCCGCTGTCGCCGCTCTCGCCCAACAAGACCTGGGCCGGGGTGCTGGGCGCGGCGGTGGCCACGGCGGCCCTGCTGCTGGTGCTCGGCGCGTTCAGCCTGCCGCTGTGGGCGGCGGTCGTCGGCGGCTGCGTGCTGGGCGATCTCGTCGAGTCGATGGTCAAGCGCGAGTCCGGGGTGAAGGACGCGGGCAGCTGGCTGCCCGGCTTCGGCGGCCTGCTCGACCGGATCGACTCCCTGCTCGTGGCCCTCCTCCTGGCGATGGTGATGACGTGA
- a CDS encoding CDP-alcohol phosphatidyltransferase family protein produces MNGLYALKPWYADRLAGVRAALARRAVSPDTLTAAGVVAAAGAAAALAWLPAPVAALPVAVLLAARLAFANLDGALARDTGRTTRRGAILNELGDRLADLVVLAGFLTLAPLWLVALTGLAATLPSWVSLAGAAAGAPRRNGGPVGKTERCLLVVIAAASGWAVPVLAVIAAGSLLTALLRLAGLWRETA; encoded by the coding sequence ATGAACGGCCTCTACGCTCTCAAGCCCTGGTACGCGGACCGGCTCGCCGGCGTCCGCGCCGCGCTGGCCCGCCGTGCGGTGTCGCCCGACACGCTCACCGCCGCCGGGGTGGTCGCCGCCGCCGGTGCGGCCGCCGCGCTGGCCTGGCTGCCCGCCCCGGTCGCCGCCCTGCCGGTCGCCGTGCTGCTCGCGGCGCGGCTCGCCTTCGCCAACCTGGACGGGGCGCTGGCCCGCGACACCGGCCGGACCACCCGGCGCGGCGCGATCCTCAACGAGCTGGGCGACCGGCTGGCCGACCTGGTCGTGCTGGCGGGCTTCCTCACCCTCGCCCCGCTCTGGCTGGTCGCCCTGACGGGTCTCGCCGCGACGCTGCCCTCCTGGGTGTCGCTGGCCGGGGCGGCGGCCGGGGCACCCCGCCGCAACGGCGGCCCGGTCGGCAAGACCGAGCGCTGCCTGCTCGTGGTGATCGCCGCCGCGAGCGGCTGGGCCGTCCCGGTGCTGGCCGTGATCGCGGCCGGCTCCCTGCTCACCGCGCTGCTCCGGCTGGCCGGCCTCTGGCGGGAGACGGCATGA